Proteins from a genomic interval of Trifolium pratense cultivar HEN17-A07 linkage group LG6, ARS_RC_1.1, whole genome shotgun sequence:
- the LOC123891295 gene encoding probable aldo-keto reductase 2 isoform X2, which translates to MTTVGRMKLGSQGMEVSLQGLGCMSMSAFYGPPKLEPDMISLIHHAIDSGVTFLDTSDVYGPHTNELLLGKALKVGFREKVELATKFGIRASQGKYEIFGDPAYVRAACEGSLKRLDIDCIDLYYQHRIDTSLPIEVTIGELKKLVEEGKIKYIGLSEASPSTIRRAHAVHPITAVQLEWSLWSRDVEEEVIPTCRELGIGIVAYCPLGRGFFSSGTKLFENLQRDDFLKYLPRFQPENLQHNQTIFEKVNELAAKKGCTSSELALAWLHHQGNDVCPIPGTTKIENLNQNIGALSIKLTQEEMAEIESLADIVKGVRYGEGIRTWKGSDTPLLSSWKGV; encoded by the exons ATGACAACAGTGGGAAGAATGAAGTTGGGATCACAAGGTATGGAAGTGTCTTTACAAGGACTTGGTTGCATGAGCATGTCTGCTTTTTATGGTCCTCCTAAGCTTGAACCTGACATGATTTCTCTCATCCACCATGCCATAGATTCTGGTGTCACTTTTCTTGACACTTCTGATGTCTATGGCCCTCACACCAATGAACTCCTTCTCGGAAAG GCTTTGAAGGTAGGTTTTAGAGAGAAAGTTGAATTGGCTACCAAGTTTGGAATCAGAGCTTCTCAAGGGAAATATGAGATTTTTGGTGATCCAGCTTATGTGAGAGCTGCTTGTGAGGGTAGCTTGAAGAGACTTGATATTGATTGTATTGATCTCTATTATCAACATCGTATTGATACGAGTCTTCCAATTGAAGTCACG ATTGGAGAGCTTAAAAAACTTGTTGAAGAGGGGAAAATAAAATACATCGGTTTGTCTGAGGCCTCGCCTTCAACAATCAGAAGAGCACATGCAGTTCATCCAATAACAGCTGTGCAGTTGGAGTGGTCACTATGGTCAAGAGATGTCGAGGAAGAAGTAATTCCAACTTGCAG GGAACTTGGTATTGGAATTGTTGCATATTGCCCTCTTGGGCGAGGATTCTTTTCATCTGGAACAAAGTTGTTTGAGAATTTGCAACGAGATGATTTCCTGAAG TACTTGCCTAGATTTCAACCTGAAAACCTACAACACAATCAGACTATATTTGAGAAAGTTAATGAACTAGCTGCAAAGAAAGGATGCACTTCATCTGAACTTGCATTGGCCTGGCTTCATCACCAAGGAAACGACGTGTGTCCGATACCTGGAACCACCAAAATTGAGAACTTGAATCAAAACATTGGGGCTTTGTCTATTAAATTAACACAAGAAGAAATGGCAGAAATTGAGTCCTTAGCAGATATTGTTAAAGGTGTTAGATATGGGGAGGGTATAAGAACATGGAAGGGTTCTGATACTCCACTACTCTCTTCTTGGAAAGGTGTATAA
- the LOC123891293 gene encoding CRIB domain-containing protein RIC4-like, giving the protein MRNHMERLVVLPFSLRCASKSSVGLGEAKGSKKCSKESIVSRRQEGQIITTKMKKKRSFGYFVLPKANVAAGIKRLIYGIKSLSQLFFYKEHIEEIEHDMEIGYPTDVKHVTHIGLDGSTTTNNVKGWDNLKAPELLSLSPITLKQFELAMATQAHQPLIDNSSQKCD; this is encoded by the exons ATGAGAAATCATATGGAGAGATTAGTAGTTCTTCCTTTCTCTTTAAGGTGTGCTTCCAAATCAAGTGTGGGATTAGGTGAAGCCAAAGGatcaaaaaaatgttcaaaagaGTCAATTGTTTCAA GAAGACAAGAAGGACAAATTATCACAactaaaatgaagaaaaaaaggtcttTTGGATATTTTGTTCTACCAAAGGCTAATGTAGCTGCAGGCATAAAGAGATTGATATATGGTATCAAGAGTTTATCTCAATTATTTT tttacaaaGAGCATATTGAGGAGATTGAACATGATATGGAAATTGGGTATCCAACGGATGTAAAGCATGTAACACATATTGGACTTGATGGCTCAACAACCACAAATAATGTTAAAGGTTGGGACAATTTAAAGGCACCTGAATTACTGTCTTTATCTCCAATTACATTAAAGCAATTTGAATTGGCCATGGCTACCCAAGCTCACCAACCACTTATTGATAATTCCTCCCAAAAATGTGATTAA
- the LOC123891295 gene encoding probable aldo-keto reductase 2 isoform X1, with the protein MAKVGRMKLGSQGLEVSLQGLGCMGMSAFYGPPKPESDMFALINHAIESGITFLDTSDIYGPHTNELLLGKALKGVREKVELATKFGIRASEGKFEICGDPAYVREACEASLKRLDIDCIDLYYQHRIDTRLPIEVTIGELKKLVEEGKIKYIGLSEASASTIRRAHAVHPITAVQLEWSLWSRDVEEEIIPTCRELGIGIVAYSPLGRGFFSSGTKLLDNLQQDDYRKHLPRFQPENLQQNQTIFDKVNELAAKKGCTPSQLALAWLHHQGNDVCPIPGTTKIENLNQNIGALSVKLTSEEIAEIESLADSVKGGRYGNEISTWKNSDTPPLSSWNAGKIKYIGLSEASPSTIRRAHAVHPITAVQLEWSLWSRDVEEEVIPTCRELGIGIVAYCPLGRGFFSSGTKLFENLQRDDFLKYLPRFQPENLQHNQTIFEKVNELAAKKGCTSSELALAWLHHQGNDVCPIPGTTKIENLNQNIGALSIKLTQEEMAEIESLADIVKGVRYGEGIRTWKGSDTPLLSSWKGV; encoded by the exons ATGGCAAAAGTGGGAAGAATGAAGTTAGGATCACAAGGTTTGGAAGTTTCCTTACAAGGACTTGGTTGCATGGGCATGTCTGCTTTTTATGGTCCTCCTAAACCTGAATCTGACATGTTTGCTCTCATCAACCATGCCATAGAATCTGGTATCACTTTTCTTGATACTTCTGATATCTATGGTCCTCACACCAATGAACTCCTTCTTGGAAAG GCTTTGAAGGGGGTGAGAGAGAAGGTTGAATTGGCTACTAAATTTGGAATAAGAGCTTCTGAAGGGAAATTTGAGATCTGTGGTGATCCAGCTTATGTCAGAGAAGCTTGTGAGGCTAGCTTGAAGAGACTTGATATTGATTGTATTGATCTCTATTATCAGCATCGGATTGATACTCGTCTTCCGATTGAAGTCACG ATTGGGGAGCTTAAGAAACTTGTTGAAGagggaaaaataaaatacattggTTTGTCGGAGGCCTCAGCTTCAACAATCAGAAGAGCACATGCAGTTCATCCGATAACAGCTGTGCAGCTAGAGTGGTCACTATGGTCAAGAGATGTTGAGGAAGAAATAATTCCAACTTGCAG ggAACTTGGTATTGGAATTGTTGCGTATAGTCCTCTTGGGCGAGGATTCTTTTCGTCAGGAACAAAGTTACTTGATAACTTGCAACAGGATGACTACAGGAAG CATTTGCCTCGATTTCAACCTGAAAATTTGCAGCAGAATCAGACTATATTTGATAAGGTTAATGAACTGGCTGCAAAGAAAGGATGTACTCCATCTCAGCTTGCACTAGCTTGGCTTCATCACCAAGGAAATGACGTGTGTCCAATACCTGGAACCACCAAAATTGAGAACTTGAATCAAAACATTGGAGCTTTATCAGTGAAACTAACATCAGAAGAGATAGCAGAAATTGAGTCCTTAGCAGATTCTGTTAAGGGTGGTAGATATGGGAATGAAATAAGTACATGGAAGAATTCTGATACTCCACCACTCTCTTCTTGGAATGCT GGGAAAATAAAATACATCGGTTTGTCTGAGGCCTCGCCTTCAACAATCAGAAGAGCACATGCAGTTCATCCAATAACAGCTGTGCAGTTGGAGTGGTCACTATGGTCAAGAGATGTCGAGGAAGAAGTAATTCCAACTTGCAG GGAACTTGGTATTGGAATTGTTGCATATTGCCCTCTTGGGCGAGGATTCTTTTCATCTGGAACAAAGTTGTTTGAGAATTTGCAACGAGATGATTTCCTGAAG TACTTGCCTAGATTTCAACCTGAAAACCTACAACACAATCAGACTATATTTGAGAAAGTTAATGAACTAGCTGCAAAGAAAGGATGCACTTCATCTGAACTTGCATTGGCCTGGCTTCATCACCAAGGAAACGACGTGTGTCCGATACCTGGAACCACCAAAATTGAGAACTTGAATCAAAACATTGGGGCTTTGTCTATTAAATTAACACAAGAAGAAATGGCAGAAATTGAGTCCTTAGCAGATATTGTTAAAGGTGTTAGATATGGGGAGGGTATAAGAACATGGAAGGGTTCTGATACTCCACTACTCTCTTCTTGGAAAGGTGTATAA
- the LOC123892105 gene encoding uncharacterized protein LOC123892105: protein MEVRDDFMLSPAGDSKPTFRTAHFLKPIANSIEESSFKCNPFSSVTHFDPNEWPLKIHFNGWRYSQTKWLKWVDQLQLRYETVWKKVGIFEAIMSTKCRIKKYHDLLYGIVEKWCSETNTFVFPFGEATITLEDVMVLGGYPVVGDPVFISLQDQEMREVEEKLILARQQLTNKGGKATTSLWMDIFIDKGSEIEHEAFLATWLSAFVFPHRILVKSCLFPIAIHLARGNPIALAPAVLASIYRDLTLFKKTIADRYPLEVTLSSPFYLVQIWVWERFKTLQPQPSLIDHGDPLLFRWRRVKDFEIDNVRLALDSAKDDFHWRPYVRSSGMYGMFYPNDENLVPFKKDLDKQMLSFIICLRVSELVRFDSIEKYLPHRVAMQFGIDQDVPGCVPRFSETKEIAWKNYCRPMMDKDLYFPSRFFEADVTSRYSTWWKQSVLSQCCLGSSEYHGKILPLKRPISAANIEPTIENLEEVFEDAHGSKEARMSQGESKRFSMRKKVTAVQHDFQFHSDMIAEAKGKETVEEKEKERKESDHEVVVLLKEQSLKNQQELARLAKQQEEILRLMDLREKRDEELRQLLTSVLRNQQTPSSAS from the coding sequence ATGGAGGTGAGGGATGATTTCATGCTTTCACCAGCTGGTGACAGTAAACCAACTTTCAGAACTGCTCATTTTCTCAAACCAATTGCAAACTCCATTGAAGAATCATCTTTCAAGTGTAACCCATTTTCAAGTGTAACCCATTTTGACCCAAATGAATGGCCTTTGAAAATCCATTTCAATGGGTGGCGTTATTCACAAACCAAATGGCTTAAATGGGTTGATCAACTTCAACTGAGATATGAAACAGTGTGGAAGAAAGTTGGTATCTTTGAAGCTATAATGAGCACAAAGTGTCGCATAAAGAAATATCATGACTTGCTATATGGTATTGTTGAGAAATGGTGTTCTGAGACAAATACCTTTGTGTTTCCATTTGGTGAGGCAACTATCACTTTGGAAGATGTCATGGTTTTAGGGGGTTACCCTGTTGTTGGTGATCCTGTTTTCATTTCACTTCAAGACCAAGAAATGAGAGAAGTTGAAGAGAAATTGATCCTTGCAAGACAACAACTTACTAATAAAGGAGGTAAGGCTACAACATCATTATGGATGGATATTTTCATTGATAAAGGTagtgaaattgaacatgaaGCATTTCTTGCTACTTGGTTGTCGGCTTTTGTTTTTCCTCATAGAATTTTGGTCAAAAGTTGTTTGTTTCCAATTGCTATTCATCTTGCTAGAGGGAATCCAATTGCTTTGGCACCAGCTGTTTTAGCTAGCATATATAGGGATTTAACTTTGTTTAAGAAAACAATAGCTGATAGATATCCTCTAGAAGTTACTCTTTCATCGCCCTTTTACTTGGTTCAAATTTGGGTGTGGGAGAGGTTCAAAACCTTACAACCACAACCCTCGTTAATCGACCATGGAGACCCTTTGTTGTTTAGGTGGCGTAGGGTTAAAGATTTCGAAATTGACAATGTTAGGTTGGCATTAGACTCGGCTAAGGATGATTTTCATTGGCGTCCATATGTTAGATCTTCTGGTATGTATGGGATGTTTTATCCAAATGATGAAAATTTGGTACCATTTAAGAAGGATTTGGATAAACAAATGCTCTCATTCATTATATGCTTAAGAGTTTCGGAGCTTGTCCGATTTGACTCTATAGAGAAATATCTTCCACATAGAGTGGCAATGCAATTTGGAATTGATCAAGATGTTCCAGGTTGTGTGCCTAGGTTCAGTGAGACTAAAGAGATTGCTTGGAAAAACTACTGCAGGCCCATGATGGATAAAGATTTGTATTTTCCATCGAGATTTTTTGAGGCTGATGTTACCTCCCGTTATTCAACGTGGTGGAAGCAATCGGTATTGAGCCAGTGTTGTTTAGGCTCTTCAGAATATCATGGAAAGATATTACCACTGAAAAGGCCAATTTCAGCAGCTAACATTGAACCTACAATAGAGAATTTGGAGGAAGTTTTTGAAGATGCACATGGGAGCAAAGAAGCAAGGATGTCTCAAGGTGAAAGCAAAAGATTTTCTATGAGAAAAAAAGTAACTGCTGTGCAGCATGATTTTCAGTTTCACTCTGATATGATTGCTGAAGCAAAAGGTAAAGAAAcagttgaagaaaaagaaaaagaaagaaaagaaagtgatCATGAAGTTGTGGTTTTGTTAAAAGAGCAATCCTTGAAAAATCAACAGGAACTCGCTCGTCTGGCCAAACAACAAGAAGAGATCTTAAGGTTAATGGATTTGAGGGAGAAGCGGGATGAAGAGTTGAGGCAACTCCTAACTAGTGTTCTAAGGAATCAACAAACACCATCATCGGCTTCTTAA
- the LOC123892106 gene encoding pectinesterase inhibitor 2-like, whose amino-acid sequence MGGKKIENTMSRLSSILVVFLLCVAFVYAVKFVDVNTICKKAKNHSFCSALLNSNPSKSRDLVSLALYTIHVGHINATNALNLSDTLVAKSSHDLEAYTYYSVCSNDFKEIVNILKVAQVDLKSKNYKYLSIHVENIRTHVSNCIDAKYPIAYPDPSLLPKYAAIVDQDAQIFSIIANYLGQA is encoded by the coding sequence ATGGGGGGCAAGAAAATTGAGAATACAATGTCTCGTTTATCTTCTATTCTTGTGGTTTTTCTTTTATGTGTCGCATTTGTCTATGCAGTTAAGTTTGTAGATGTGAATACTATTTGCaagaaagcaaaaaatcattcattttGCTCAGCTCTTCTGAATTCAAATCCCAGTAAAAGTCGAGATCTCGTTAGCCTTGCACTATACACCATCCATGTGGGTCATATAAACGCGACCAACGCCCTCAATCTATCAGACACACTAGTCGCAAAAAGTAGCCATGATCTTGAGGCATACACATATTATTCAGTATGTTCTAATGATTTTAAGGAAATTGTCAATATCCTTAAGGTTGCTCAAGTTGACTTGAAGAGCAAAAACTACAAGTATCTGTCTATACATGTGGAAAATATTAGAACTCATGTTTCTAATTGTATTGACGCAAAATATCCTATTGCTTACCCTGATCCATCTTTGCTTCCAAAATATGCAGCTATTGTTGATCAAGATGCTCAAATTTTTTCTATCATAGCAAATTATTTAGGACAAGCCTAA
- the LOC123891290 gene encoding probable aldo-keto reductase 2, with protein MAKVGRMKLGSQGMEVSLQGLGCMSMSAFYGPPKPEPDMISLIHHAIQSGVTLLDTSDFYGPHTNELLLGKALKGGVREKVELATKFGARTIDGKFEICGDPAYVREACEASLKRLDIDCIDLYYQHRIDTRLPVEVTIGELKKLVEEGKIKYIGLSEASPSTIRRAHAVHPITAVQLEWSLWSRDVEEEIIPTCRELGIGIVAYSPLGRGFFSSGTKIVENFAKDDFRQDMPRFQPENLQQNQTIFERVNELATKKGCTPSQLALAWLHHQGNDVCPIPGTTKIENFNQNIGALSVKLTPEEMAEIESLADIVKGDRSANAPTWKDSDTPPLSSWKNA; from the exons ATGGCAAAAGTGGGAAGAATGAAGTTGGGATCACAAGGTATGGAAGTGTCTTTACAAGGACTTGGTTGCATGAGCATGTCTGCTTTTTATGGTCCTCCTAAGCCTGAACCTGACATGATTTCTCTCATCCACCATGCCATTCAATCTGGTGTCACTCTTCTTGATACTTCTGATTTCTATGGCCCTCATACCAATGAACTCCTTCTTGGAAAG GCTCTCAAAGGAGGGGTAAGAGAAAAGGTTGAATTGGCTACCAAGTTTGGAGCTAGAACTATTGATGGGAAGTTTGAGATTTGTGGTGATCCAGCTTATGTGAGAGAAGCTTGTGAAGCGAGCTTGAAAAGACTTGATATTGATTGTATTGATCTCTATTATCAACATCGTATTGATACTCGTCTTCCAGTTGAAGTCACG ATTGGCGAGCTTAAGAAACTTGTTGAAGagggaaaaataaaatacattggTTTGTCTGAGGCCTCACCTTCAACAATCAGAAGAGCACATGCAGTTCATCCGATAACAGCTGTGCAATTAGAGTGGTCACTTTGGTCAAGAGATGTGGAAGAAGAAATAATTCCAACTTGCAG GGAACTTGGTATTGGAATTGTTGCATATAGTCCTCTTGGGCGAGGATTCTTTTCATCTGGAACAAAGATTGTTGAGAACTTCGCAAAGGATGACTTCCGCCAG GATATGCCTAGATTTCAGCCTGAAAACCTGCAGCAAAATCAGACTATATTTGAGAGGGTTAATGAATTGGCTACAAAGAAGGGATGTACACCATCACAACTTGCACTGGCCTGGCTTCATCACCAAGGAAACGACGTGTGCCCGATACCCGGAACCACCAAAATTGAGAACTTTAATCAAAACATTGGGGCTTTGTCAGTAAAATTAACACCAGAAGAAATGGCAGAAATTGAATCCTTAGCAGATATTGTTAAAGGTGATAGATCTGCGAATGCACCTACGTGGAAGGACTCTGatactccaccactttcttctTGGAAAAATGCTTAA
- the LOC123891289 gene encoding probable aldo-keto reductase 2 — MAKVGRMKLGSQGMEVSLQGLGCMSMSAFYGPPKPEPDMISLIHHAIDSGVTLLDTSDVYGPHTNELLIGKALKGGVREKVELATKFAARVVDGKFEVRGDPSYVREACEASLKRLDIDCIDLYYIHRIDTRVPIEITIGELKKLVEEGKIKYIGLSEASPSTIRRAHAVHPITAVQLEWSLWARDVEEEIIPTCRELGIGIVAYSPLGRGFFSSGTKITDTFTKEDYRQHMPRFQPENLQQNQIIFERVNELATKKGCTPSQLALAWLHHQGNDVCPIPGTTKIENFNQNIGALSVKLTPEELAEIESLADIVKGDRSGSEPTWKDSDTPPLSSWKTA; from the exons ATGGCAAAAGTTGGAAGAATGAAGTTAGGATCACAAGGCATGGAAGTGTCCTTACAAGGACTTGGTTGCATGAGCATGTCTGCTTTCTATGGTCCTCCTAAGCCTGAACCTGACATGATTTCTCTCATCCACCATGCCATAGATTCTGGTGTCACTCTTCTTGATACCTCTGATGTCTATGGTCCTCATACCAATGAACTCCTTATTGGAAAG GCTCTTAAAGGAGGGGTAAGAGAAAAGGTTGAGTTGGCTACAAAGTTTGCTGCTAGAGTTGTTGATGGGAAATTTGAGGTTCGTGGTGATCCATCTTATGTGAGAGAAGCTTGTGAGGCCAGTTTGAAGAGACTTGATATTGATTGTATTGATCTCTATTATATACATCGGATTGACACTCGTGTTCCAATTGAAATCACG ATTGGGGAGCTTAAAAAACTTGTTGAAGagggaaaaataaaatacattggTTTGTCTGAGGCCTCACCTTCAACAATCAGAAGAGCTCATGCAGTTCATCCAATAACAGCTGTGCAATTGGAGTGGTCACTTTGGGCAAGAGATGTGGAGGAAGAAATAATTCCAACTTGCAG GGAACTTGGTATTGGAATTGTTGCATATAGTCCTCTTGGGAGAGGATTCTTTTCATCTGGAACAAAGATTACTGATACCTTTACAAAGGAAGACTACCGTCAG CATATGCCAAGATTTCAACCTGAAAACCTGCAGCAAAATCAGATTATATTTGAGAGGGTTAATGAATTGGCTACAAAGAAAGGATGTACTCCATCACAACTTGCATTGGCCTGGCTTCATCACCAAGGAAACGACGTGTGTCCGATACCTGGAACAACCAAAATTGAGAACTTTAATCAAAACATTGGAGCTTTGTCCGTAAAATTAACACCAGAAGAACTGGCAGAAATTGAGTCCTTAGCTGATATTGTTAAAGGCGATAGATCTGGGAGTGAACCTACATGGAAAGACTCTGatactccaccactttcttctTGGAAAACTGCATAA
- the LOC123891291 gene encoding chitinase-like protein 1: MAKLNAVVLLFTFVILLTDITTTTVDGQGTNAKPLVKYKHGKKYCDKGWECKGWSIYCCNLTITDYFQTYQFENLFSKRNTPIAHAVGFWDYFSFINAASLFEPLGFGTTGNKTTQMMEIAAFLGHVGSKTSCGYGVATGGPLAWGLCYNHEMSPAQKYCDDYYKVDYPCTPGAEYYGRGAIPIYWNYNYGAAGKALNVNLLDHPEYIEQNATLAFQAAIWKWMTPVKKSQPSAHDAFVGNWKPTKNDTLGKRVPGFGATMNILYGEGVCGQGDVESMSNIVSHYLYYLDLLGVGREQAGTHDVLTCAEQLPFNPNTKLAAS, from the exons ATGGCGAAACTAAACGCCGTCGTTTTACTCTTCACCTTCGTTATTCTCCTCACCGACATCACAACAACCACCGTTGACGGCCAAGGAACAAACGCGAAACCATTAGTGAAATACAAGCACGGTAAAAAGTACTGCGATAAAGGTTGGGAATGTAAAGGATGGTCAATTTATTGTTGTAATTTGACAATTACAGATTATTTTCAAACCTATCAATTTGAGAATCTGTTTTCAAAGAGAAATACTCCAATTGCTCATGCTGTTGGATTTTGGGATTATTTTTCGTTTATCAATGCTGCTTCGCTTTTTGAACCGTTGGGTTTTGGTACTACTGGAAATAAAACTACACAGATGATGGAAATTGCTGCTTTTCTTGGACACGTTGGAAGCAAAACCTCTT GTGGTTATGGAGTGGCAACCGGAGGACCTTTGGCATGGGGTCTCTGTTACAATCATGAAATGAGTCCTGCCCAGAAATATTGTGATGACTATTACAAAGTCGATTACCCTTGCACTCCTGGAGCTGAATACTACGGACGTGGAGCCATTCCTATTTACTG GAACTACAATTATGGAGCTGCTGGAAAAGCTCTGAACGTGAATCTACTTGACCATCCAGAATACATAGAGCAGAATGCAACACTTGCTTTCCAGGCTGCGATTTGGAAATGGATGACACCGGTCAAAAAGTCCCAACCTTCTGCCCATGATGCCTTCGTTGGCAACTGGAAGCCTACCAAGAACGACACTTTAGGGAAACGGGTTCCTGGTTTCGGTGCTACAATGAACATTCTCTATGGCGAAGGTGTTTGTGGACAGGGTGATGTTGAGTCAATGAGCAATATCGTTTCCCATTACCTATATTATCTTGACCTTCTTGGTGTCGGCCGTGAACAAGCTGGGACCCATGATGTCCTTACATGTGCTGAGCAGCTTCCTTTCAACCCAAACACCAAACTTGCAGCATCTTAA
- the LOC123891292 gene encoding voltage-gated hydrogen channel 1, whose translation MNTLKSIHVSTTQTNQTQTPTNYFSMQILDSSITSLIKSWNRRQKWLFIFSNQQDLLNKAPWRIQLVNFLESTLIRMISIFLLIIDLIITILELSSSLISCEQKINKVEELCFHWIGICILSIISLKIIFLLVGLGSSFFKHPGYVVDGVVAIGALIMEVFLERRGGGLLVVVSLWRVIRVVESVFELSDEAIEAQIEGIVCQFEALKDENARLMEIVNEKDKIIEKLKEELDKRRYTIESD comes from the coding sequence ATGAACACCTTGAAATCCATTCATGTGTCCACCACACAAACCAATCAAACACAAACCCCCACAAATTATTTTTCCATGCAAATATTAGATTCATCAATCACAAGTCTAATAAAATCATGGAATAGAAGGCAAAAAtggttgtttattttttcaaacCAACAAGATTTGTTGAATAAAGCACCATGGCGTATACAATTGGTCAATTTCCTAGAATCAACATTAATTCGtatgatttcaatttttttactcattatagACCTCATCATCACAATTCTTGAATTATCTTCATCTTTAATTTCAtgtgaacaaaaaataaacaaagtaGAAGAATTATGTTTCCATTGGATTGGAATTTGTATTTTGAGTATTATTTCattaaagataatttttttattagtgggTTTGGGCTCTTCATTTTTTAAGCATCCAGGATATGTTGTGGATGGTGTTGTGGCTATTGGTGCTTTAATTATGGAAGTGTTTTTGGAGAGGAGAGGTGGTGGTTTATTGGTTGTGGTTAGTTTATGGCGTGTGATTAGAGTGGTGGAAAGTGTTTTTGAGTTAAGTGATGAGGCTATTGAAGCTCAAATTGAAGGAATTGTTTGTCAATTTGAAGCACTTAAAGATGAGAATGCTAGGCTTATGGAAATTGTAAATGAAAAGGATAAGATAATTGAAAAGCTCAAGGAGGAATTAGATAAGCGTAGATATACCATAGAATCGGATTAA